Genomic segment of Chitinophaga varians:
TACACCGCGTACGGGCCGGTCATGCTAACATGTTCCTCAGTCCGCTCTTCCGCGAAGCCTTTGCCAATACGGCCAATGTGGTCATTGAACTATATAATACAGACGGCGCACAGGGAGCGGCCAGAGGGGCCGCAACAGGTGCAGGTTACCTGTCTGTCCATGAAGCCTTCAGGGGAATGGAATGTCTCGCTGTAATAGAACCGGATAGCCGGCAGCAGGAACGTTACGCCGCAGCTTACAGCCACTGGCTGACCAGCCTGCGTTCGTTGCTGGCTAACGGTGAATCATAAACGATATTTTAAAATCCACTATTATGAGCATTACACTTGGAAACCACGAGTACTTCAAAGGCATCGGCCAGATCGCCTATGAAGGACCGGAATCAGACAACCCGCTCGCATACCGGTGGTATGATGAAAGCCGTCTCATCGCCGGTAAAACCATGAAAGAACTGTTCCGCTTTGCCGTATGCTATTGGCATACCTTCTGCGGCACCGGCGGCGATCCTTTCGGTCCGGGTACCAAACATTTCCCCTGGCTGGTGTCCACCGATCCCATGCAAAGCGCTAAAGACAAAATGGACGCGGCTTTTGAATTCATCACCAAACTGGGGCTGCCCTACTACTGCTTTCATGATATAGACCTGGTGGACGAAGGTGCTACCCTCGCGGAATACGAGCGCAGAATGCAGCAGATCGTGGATTATGCCAAACAAAAACAGGATGTCAGCGGCGTAAAACTGCTCTGGGGCACGGCCAACGTGTTCAGTCATCCCCGCTATATGAACGGCGCAGCCACTAATCCGGATTTTGCGGCACTGGCTTATGCCGGTACACAGGTGAAAAACGCGCTCGACGCCACCATCGCCCTCAAAGGAGAAAACTATGTTTTCTGGGGCGGCCGCGAAGGATATATGACCCTGCTCAATACCAATATGAAAAGAGAGCAGGAACACCTCGCCCGCTTCCTCTCCATGGCCCGCGATTATGCCCGTCAACAGGGCTTCAAAGGCACTTTCTTCATTGAACCGAAGCCCTGTGAACCCACCAAACATCAGTACGACTATGACAGCGCGACTGTGATCGGCTTCCTGCGTTATTACGGACTGGACAAGGATTTTAAACTGAACATCGAGGTAAACCACGCCACCCTCGCCGGACATACCTTCCAGCATGAGTTACAGGTGGCTGTAGACGCAGGCATGCTGGGCAGCATCGATGCCAACCGCGGCGACTATCAGAACGGTTGGGACACCGATCAGTTCCCCACCCAGCTGAACGAGCTGGTGGAAAGCATGCTGATCATCCTCGAAGCGGGCGGCTTTGCCGGCGGCGGCGTTAACTTCGACGCTAAAACCCGCCGTAATTCCACCGACCTGGAAGATATCTTCCACGCACACATCGGCGGTATCGATGCTTTCGCCAGAGCAGCCATCATCGCTGAAAAAGTACTCACTAAAACAGCCTATAAAAAATTCCGGACAGACCGCTACGCCTCCTTCGATACGGGCAACGGAAAAGCCTTCGAAGAAGGTAAGCTCACCCTGGAAGATCTGCGCAACATCGCCACCTCCAACGGAGAGCCGGCCCAGATCAGCGGAAAGCAGGAATGGCTGGAAAATATAATTAACGGATGTATTTAATTATAAGTCT
This window contains:
- the xylA gene encoding xylose isomerase, whose product is MSITLGNHEYFKGIGQIAYEGPESDNPLAYRWYDESRLIAGKTMKELFRFAVCYWHTFCGTGGDPFGPGTKHFPWLVSTDPMQSAKDKMDAAFEFITKLGLPYYCFHDIDLVDEGATLAEYERRMQQIVDYAKQKQDVSGVKLLWGTANVFSHPRYMNGAATNPDFAALAYAGTQVKNALDATIALKGENYVFWGGREGYMTLLNTNMKREQEHLARFLSMARDYARQQGFKGTFFIEPKPCEPTKHQYDYDSATVIGFLRYYGLDKDFKLNIEVNHATLAGHTFQHELQVAVDAGMLGSIDANRGDYQNGWDTDQFPTQLNELVESMLIILEAGGFAGGGVNFDAKTRRNSTDLEDIFHAHIGGIDAFARAAIIAEKVLTKTAYKKFRTDRYASFDTGNGKAFEEGKLTLEDLRNIATSNGEPAQISGKQEWLENIINGCI